Proteins found in one Bacteroidales bacterium genomic segment:
- a CDS encoding NAD(P)H-dependent oxidoreductase subunit E, whose protein sequence is MEFEIKDIDAIVQRLGGSRQAVIPVLQAIQGKYNYLPEEALRRVCEISEITPAQIVGVASFYSQFRFSPAGQHMIKVCVGTACHVKGAVQVYDAMKRELGLGEHEDTTGSGKYTIEKVNCLGCCTLAPVVQIDQVTYGHVSTSKVSAVLADFETQKSGPGKKQFRLADGSEVKGEIRIGLGSCCVASGSDEIRDAVKETIDRNGLNVKLKHVGCVGMCHQVPLVEIVSTQGEPTLYSKVNAADVAQIVQKHFQPDGLLKRLSNKLLTVADSIRDDSRWEGVDRFSLDVREKHVSLFLDKQIPMATEFRGIINPINVEEYKSRDGFKGLTRILKEMKPARVVEEILESGIRGRGGGGYPSGNKWKLVAQQAGDVKYIICNGDEGDPGAFMDRMLLESYPYRIIEGMVAAGYAVGAPEGILYIRAEYPLAVTRILQALDICREQGYLGKNILGTGFDFDLTVYQGAGAFVCGEETALMESIEGKRGFPRIRPPYPAVKGLWGAPTLINNAETFAQISYIMKNGAAAFNKVGTESSRGTKVFALAGKVARGGLIEVPMGMTIREVVEEIGGGVAGGRKFKAVQIGGPSGGCVPSWKSDTPIDFESLKEVGAMMGSGGLVVLDDTDCMVDIARYFLTFTQNESCGKCSFGRIGTKRMLEILEKITTGKGTEQDMENLEDLANWTKKGSLCALCGTAPNPILSTLRYFREEYEAHIRGECPAGKCKDLIKYEITDDCIGCTLCTQECPVDAIAFRPHEKHEVNNDLCIQCDGCRQVCPENAVLVR, encoded by the coding sequence GTGGAGTTCGAAATAAAAGATATTGATGCGATTGTGCAGCGACTGGGAGGAAGCAGGCAGGCTGTGATACCGGTTCTGCAGGCCATTCAGGGCAAGTATAATTACCTTCCTGAGGAGGCCCTGCGCAGGGTGTGTGAGATTTCTGAAATTACCCCGGCACAAATTGTGGGGGTGGCCAGTTTTTACTCGCAGTTCAGGTTCAGTCCTGCCGGACAGCATATGATCAAGGTCTGCGTGGGTACGGCCTGTCATGTAAAGGGAGCTGTTCAGGTCTACGATGCCATGAAGCGCGAGCTGGGACTGGGGGAGCATGAAGATACCACCGGATCCGGAAAGTACACCATTGAAAAAGTCAACTGCCTGGGATGTTGTACCCTGGCCCCGGTGGTCCAGATCGACCAGGTCACTTACGGGCATGTGAGCACTTCCAAGGTGAGCGCTGTGCTGGCCGATTTTGAGACACAGAAAAGCGGACCGGGAAAGAAACAGTTTCGTCTGGCCGATGGAAGCGAAGTCAAGGGAGAAATCCGGATCGGACTGGGTTCCTGTTGTGTGGCCAGCGGGAGCGACGAGATCAGGGATGCCGTGAAGGAGACCATAGACCGCAACGGTCTGAATGTGAAACTGAAACATGTGGGTTGTGTGGGTATGTGTCACCAGGTACCCCTGGTGGAGATTGTCTCCACCCAGGGAGAACCCACCCTCTATTCCAAAGTAAATGCGGCCGATGTGGCCCAGATCGTGCAAAAGCATTTTCAGCCCGACGGTCTTCTGAAAAGGCTCTCCAATAAACTTCTGACGGTGGCCGACAGCATCAGGGATGACAGCCGCTGGGAGGGAGTCGACCGTTTTTCGCTGGATGTGAGAGAGAAGCATGTATCTCTCTTCCTCGATAAGCAGATTCCCATGGCCACCGAGTTCCGGGGGATCATCAATCCCATCAATGTGGAGGAGTATAAAAGCCGGGATGGATTTAAAGGGCTGACACGTATACTGAAAGAGATGAAACCCGCCCGGGTGGTGGAGGAGATCCTGGAGAGCGGGATCCGGGGACGGGGAGGAGGAGGTTATCCTTCCGGAAACAAGTGGAAGCTGGTGGCTCAACAAGCGGGCGATGTGAAGTATATCATTTGTAATGGAGATGAAGGAGATCCGGGTGCATTTATGGACCGGATGCTCCTGGAGTCCTATCCCTACCGGATCATCGAAGGGATGGTAGCGGCCGGGTATGCGGTCGGGGCCCCGGAAGGCATTCTCTATATCAGGGCCGAATATCCACTGGCAGTCACCCGCATTCTCCAGGCCCTGGATATTTGCCGGGAGCAGGGATATCTGGGAAAGAATATTCTGGGAACAGGGTTTGATTTTGATCTCACCGTGTATCAGGGGGCCGGTGCCTTTGTTTGCGGAGAGGAGACCGCCTTGATGGAGTCTATCGAAGGGAAGCGCGGATTTCCCAGGATCAGGCCACCCTACCCGGCGGTAAAGGGATTGTGGGGGGCGCCCACCCTGATCAACAATGCGGAGACCTTTGCCCAGATCTCCTACATCATGAAAAACGGAGCAGCGGCATTCAATAAAGTGGGGACCGAATCTTCAAGGGGAACCAAGGTATTTGCTCTGGCGGGAAAGGTGGCCCGGGGAGGGCTGATCGAGGTGCCCATGGGGATGACCATCCGCGAGGTGGTAGAGGAGATCGGTGGCGGGGTAGCCGGTGGCCGGAAGTTCAAGGCGGTACAGATAGGGGGCCCTTCAGGGGGCTGTGTGCCCTCCTGGAAGTCAGATACCCCCATCGACTTCGAGTCGCTGAAAGAGGTAGGGGCCATGATGGGGAGCGGCGGACTGGTGGTGCTGGACGATACCGACTGCATGGTCGATATAGCCCGGTATTTCCTCACCTTTACTCAGAATGAGTCCTGCGGGAAATGCAGTTTCGGCCGTATAGGCACCAAGCGGATGCTGGAGATCCTGGAGAAAATCACCACCGGGAAGGGAACGGAACAGGATATGGAAAACCTGGAGGACCTGGCCAACTGGACCAAGAAGGGGAGTCTTTGTGCCCTTTGCGGTACAGCCCCCAATCCCATACTCTCCACCCTGAGGTATTTCAGGGAGGAATATGAGGCCCATATCCGGGGGGAGTGTCCGGCCGGGAAATGCAAGGATCTGATAAAATATGAAATCACAGACGACTGCATAGGCTGTACTCTCTGTACACAGGAGTGCCCGGTGGATGCCATTGCATTCAGGCCCCATGAAAAGCATGAAGTGAATAACGACCTGTGTATTCAGTGTGACGGGTGCAGGCAGGTTTGTCCGGAAAATGCAGTTTTAGTCAGATAG